The following proteins are encoded in a genomic region of Oryza brachyantha chromosome 11, ObraRS2, whole genome shotgun sequence:
- the LOC102712023 gene encoding sulfated surface glycoprotein 185-like isoform X1, with translation MTCVLMTNILIPHKDNCSPPVAASVTAPRPRLLHHLRPHRKSPPSSLGSPSPPPLLGSRLRLRSASASIAASPARQPPRPSTTPSPPPTPPRPLTTPSPPSPPRPASTRAAGRSRVRVAVRLRPKNSDDLAHGADFDSCVELQPEVEIYLEQSKIKEGKTQGIYISGATEVDVFIRKMNSIPAFTSNLTMESFNKRSIC, from the exons atgacatgtgtgcttatgacaaatatattaataccACACAAAGATAATTGTTCTCCTCCGGTTGCCGCATCCGTCACCGCCCCACGCCCCCGCCTCcttcaccacctccgtccccaTCGGAAGTCGCCGCCTTCGTCGCTCGGCAGTCCTTCGCCGCCTCCGTTGCTCggcagccgcctccgcctcagATCCGCATccgcctccatcgccgcctcccccgctCGGCAGCCGCCTCGCCCGTCGActacgccgtcgccgcctccaacgccgcctcggccgttgACTACGCCGTCGCCTCCGTCCCCGCCTCGGCCCGCCTCGACTCGAGCCGCCGGGCGCTCCAG AGTGAGAGTTGCTGTTAGGCTCCGACCAAAGAACTCTGATGACTTAGCACATGGCGCAGATTTCGATAGTTGTGTTGAGTTGCAGCCTGAG GTGGAGATATATTTGGAACAAAGTAAG ATCAAGGAGGGTAAAACGCAAGGGATTTACATTTCTGGAGCAACAGAG GTCGATGTTttcataagaaaaatgaattcCATCCCAGCCTTCACATCTAACCTGACAATGGAATCCTTCAACAAGAGAAGTATCTGTTGA
- the LOC102712023 gene encoding uncharacterized protein LOC102712023 isoform X2, producing MEDGAVEASTIRLHSCRVRVAVRLRPKNSDDLAHGADFDSCVELQPEVEIYLEQSKIKEGKTQGIYISGATEVDVFIRKMNSIPAFTSNLTMESFNKRSIC from the exons ATGGAGGATGGAGCAGTGGAGGCGTCGACCATCAGGCTTC ATTCGTGCAGAGTGAGAGTTGCTGTTAGGCTCCGACCAAAGAACTCTGATGACTTAGCACATGGCGCAGATTTCGATAGTTGTGTTGAGTTGCAGCCTGAG GTGGAGATATATTTGGAACAAAGTAAG ATCAAGGAGGGTAAAACGCAAGGGATTTACATTTCTGGAGCAACAGAG GTCGATGTTttcataagaaaaatgaattcCATCCCAGCCTTCACATCTAACCTGACAATGGAATCCTTCAACAAGAGAAGTATCTGTTGA